A single region of the Thioalkalivibrio nitratireducens DSM 14787 genome encodes:
- a CDS encoding plasmid recombination protein — MSKYVSIRLETATRSAHGGQRAHDLRSGEMPDYVDPLRSKDNSYLIKAPNARTMASKCLTRRQSRTDLRRKARSIRKDGIVALKGLLGFSAKAQPEIESLAKEDQDRRFKKAAEAVAAALGTTLVGLVVHRDEAVLHAHFVLDGYGHDGKPLSTKLTKGTCSGLQDTVATAYADLGITRGKYLAERIQDGEDYSKTIHRSVRELHRDLPRELEAVRAQVAAKRAELDALEKAMADVELPAPQEVEVVTGRSMGFPQTEMRPLYTVAAISKAMKNARAKQKLAEDKAAKAARDLEDQTRELERLQRVKQALEDAEQAWPRVAYAGGPYLDFDFLQALRTPIETRYEALLQEQHDGQMVIAPPQAASARQIGAALCSAIRDRGWERAIVTASDEVAAVIRDLAQEEGVVGRLTFTRQGIDFKTRGPSLAPGTPSGQPEVDPVRPRSDSAPGAR; from the coding sequence ATGTCGAAGTATGTCTCGATCCGGTTGGAAACCGCGACCCGTTCGGCACATGGCGGCCAGCGCGCGCACGATCTCCGATCCGGCGAGATGCCCGATTATGTGGACCCGCTCCGCAGCAAGGACAACTCCTATCTGATCAAGGCGCCCAATGCCCGCACGATGGCCTCGAAGTGCCTGACGCGCCGGCAGTCACGGACCGACCTGAGGCGGAAGGCGCGCAGCATCCGGAAAGATGGCATCGTCGCGCTCAAGGGCCTCCTGGGTTTTTCCGCGAAAGCGCAGCCCGAAATCGAATCCCTGGCCAAGGAAGATCAGGATCGGCGGTTCAAGAAGGCGGCCGAGGCGGTCGCCGCCGCGCTGGGCACGACGCTCGTCGGTCTGGTCGTGCACCGCGATGAAGCGGTTCTGCACGCACACTTTGTTCTGGATGGCTACGGCCACGACGGCAAGCCGCTCTCGACCAAGCTGACCAAGGGTACGTGTTCAGGTCTTCAGGATACCGTCGCCACGGCCTACGCCGACCTCGGGATTACCCGCGGCAAGTACCTCGCGGAGCGAATCCAGGACGGCGAGGACTACTCGAAGACCATTCATCGCAGCGTGCGCGAATTGCACCGGGATCTGCCACGTGAACTGGAGGCCGTACGCGCCCAGGTCGCAGCGAAACGGGCCGAGTTGGATGCGCTCGAAAAGGCGATGGCTGACGTGGAGCTGCCGGCGCCCCAGGAAGTCGAGGTCGTCACCGGCCGGTCGATGGGCTTTCCCCAGACCGAAATGCGCCCGTTGTATACGGTCGCCGCCATCTCCAAGGCCATGAAGAACGCCCGCGCGAAACAGAAGCTGGCCGAGGACAAGGCCGCGAAGGCCGCAAGGGACCTGGAGGACCAGACGCGGGAACTGGAGCGGCTGCAGCGGGTGAAGCAGGCGCTCGAAGACGCGGAACAGGCCTGGCCGAGGGTGGCGTATGCGGGCGGCCCCTACCTGGACTTCGATTTCCTGCAGGCGCTGCGCACGCCGATCGAGACCCGGTACGAAGCGCTGTTGCAGGAGCAGCACGACGGCCAGATGGTGATCGCGCCGCCGCAGGCCGCGAGCGCCCGGCAAATCGGCGCGGCCCTTTGCTCGGCGATTCGCGATCGCGGATGGGAGCGCGCCATCGTGACGGCCAGCGATGAGGTCGCCGCGGTCATCCGCGACTTGGCGCAGGAAGAAGGGGTGGTCGGCCGGCTCACCTTTACCCGACAGGGGATCGACTTCAAGACCCGCGGGCCATCTCTTGCCCCCGGGACGCCATCCGGTCAGCCTGAAGTCGATCCCGTGCGACCCCGGTCCGACTCGGCGCCAGGGGCCAGGTAA
- a CDS encoding sulfotransferase — MTRKLREFPYLYGWPYLTRYLKSYARKYVFGEKHAGSWGVRYKGIDRDLAEHGIEYVATRQWAKCVRHSCDALGRLQEGVDYINVSFEEFVTSPEAELERILEFILAEEKGQILSFARSIIDPSRSQISVERNVYDGMPEIGKMVSDGQKAIETLTGRRRTSSV, encoded by the coding sequence TTGACGAGAAAGCTTCGGGAGTTCCCTTATCTCTACGGTTGGCCCTACTTGACGCGTTACCTGAAGAGTTACGCCAGGAAGTATGTCTTTGGCGAAAAGCATGCGGGTTCCTGGGGAGTTCGATACAAGGGGATCGACCGTGACCTAGCGGAACACGGGATCGAATACGTGGCCACTAGGCAATGGGCTAAGTGCGTCCGGCACAGTTGTGATGCGTTGGGACGATTGCAGGAAGGCGTCGATTACATAAATGTGTCGTTCGAGGAGTTTGTAACATCTCCCGAGGCGGAACTCGAGAGGATTCTAGAGTTCATCTTGGCGGAGGAAAAGGGGCAGATTCTGTCGTTCGCGCGGTCGATCATCGATCCGAGTAGGTCTCAGATATCCGTGGAAAGAAATGTCTACGACGGCATGCCGGAAATCGGCAAGATGGTAAGCGACGGGCAGAAGGCGATTGAGACTTTGACGGGAAGGCGGCGGACGAGTAGCGTTTAG
- a CDS encoding ElyC/SanA/YdcF family protein, whose amino-acid sequence MPPGRHPVSLKSIPCDPGPTRRQGPGKRLARFRRRDADRSLEALPEARLRVSGASRDAGRLPVALGYAQAAQALGVDPARIVVLDTPVDTAQEAYAVQAVLLDGERFFRVTSASHLRRAVRHFERAGLEPIPAPTGFKTGPDPAAIRRRTVDLFDTMHPHSCQGTGDCRRPSKTWRLDHETVLCSRRTLPADRVLRGLHSRIPWCAQSGGNVGRVTKQP is encoded by the coding sequence TTGCCCCCGGGACGCCATCCGGTCAGCCTGAAGTCGATCCCGTGCGACCCCGGTCCGACTCGGCGCCAGGGGCCAGGTAAGCGGCTCGCCCGGTTCCGGCGGCGGGACGCCGACCGCTCCCTCGAGGCGCTGCCAGAGGCACGCTTGCGGGTCAGCGGCGCGAGCCGGGATGCCGGTCGTCTGCCGGTGGCGCTCGGCTACGCGCAGGCGGCGCAGGCGCTGGGCGTGGATCCCGCGCGCATCGTGGTGCTGGATACCCCGGTCGATACCGCGCAGGAGGCGTACGCGGTGCAGGCGGTGCTCTTGGACGGCGAGCGCTTCTTCCGGGTGACGTCGGCCTCGCACCTGCGGCGCGCGGTGCGGCATTTCGAGCGCGCGGGGCTTGAACCGATTCCGGCGCCGACGGGATTCAAGACGGGGCCCGACCCGGCGGCCATTCGGCGGCGCACCGTCGACCTGTTTGATACTATGCATCCACACTCCTGTCAGGGCACTGGGGACTGTCGTCGCCCGTCCAAAACCTGGAGGCTTGATCATGAGACAGTACTCTGCAGTCGTCGAACGCTGCCCGCTGACCGGGTATTACGTGGGCTTCATTCCCGGATTCCCTGGTGCGCACAGTCAGGCGGAAACGTTGGACGAGTTACAAAGCAACCTTAA
- a CDS encoding HEPN domain-containing protein, producing MSKAVRALESARLLLGSGDIDGACNRAYFAMFDAAKAALIELVPDIDPALAKTHSGLISAFSLHLVKGGTLPVEMGRSLNRAHETRQIADYTGDKVSLEQAKVLVEQASLFVETAHARIRAAP from the coding sequence ATGAGCAAAGCGGTCCGCGCGTTGGAGTCCGCCAGATTGCTGCTGGGTTCCGGCGACATCGACGGAGCGTGCAATCGCGCCTATTTCGCTATGTTCGACGCGGCCAAGGCGGCCTTGATCGAGCTTGTTCCAGATATCGATCCAGCGCTCGCCAAGACCCATAGTGGCCTGATCTCGGCTTTCAGTCTGCATCTCGTGAAGGGAGGAACTCTTCCGGTGGAGATGGGAAGATCCCTGAACCGGGCCCATGAAACTCGGCAGATTGCCGATTACACCGGCGATAAGGTCAGTCTGGAACAAGCGAAGGTTCTCGTCGAGCAAGCCAGCCTTTTTGTGGAAACCGCTCACGCGCGGATTCGAGCCGCCCCATAG
- a CDS encoding type II toxin-antitoxin system HicB family antitoxin, which produces MGFIPGFPGAHSQAETLDELQSNLKEVIEMLLEDGEPQLESEFVGVQQIAVA; this is translated from the coding sequence GTGGGCTTCATTCCCGGATTCCCTGGTGCGCACAGTCAGGCGGAAACGTTGGACGAGTTACAAAGCAACCTTAAGGAAGTCATCGAGATGCTGCTGGAGGACGGCGAGCCGCAGTTGGAATCCGAGTTCGTGGGAGTTCAACAGATCGCAGTTGCCTGA
- a CDS encoding protein-export chaperone SecB produces the protein MSTADSTLLQQAIAGLRLNDIVLYESHFFHGEPFPEAEELAAVQQHKRGVSYRVTALGSEETAGKRLQVVVALGERVVDDASKDEPTIYFGVEAEYMVIYELVADVSDEALHAFSNLNAVHNVWPFWRQHVFDLIGKARLPPLQIPLFSGGADD, from the coding sequence GTGAGCACGGCAGATTCCACTCTGCTTCAGCAGGCCATCGCAGGCCTTCGCCTGAATGACATCGTGCTGTATGAATCCCACTTCTTTCATGGAGAGCCGTTTCCGGAAGCGGAAGAATTGGCGGCTGTTCAACAGCATAAGCGCGGCGTGAGCTATCGCGTCACGGCATTGGGGAGCGAGGAAACCGCCGGAAAAAGGCTTCAGGTCGTGGTCGCACTCGGAGAACGGGTCGTGGACGATGCCAGCAAGGACGAACCCACCATCTATTTTGGCGTGGAAGCCGAGTACATGGTGATCTACGAGCTTGTCGCCGACGTATCCGATGAAGCCCTGCATGCCTTCAGCAATCTGAATGCAGTGCATAACGTGTGGCCGTTCTGGCGTCAGCATGTCTTCGACCTGATCGGCAAAGCGCGACTGCCACCGCTTCAAATCCCGCTGTTCTCGGGGGGCGCAGACGACTAG
- a CDS encoding DegT/DnrJ/EryC1/StrS family aminotransferase, which produces MARRLDSGPESVFLYWKGRVALYALLKAMQVGEGDEVVMPAFTCVVVPNAVLYAGATARYVDIDAKTLNPSLEAIEAAVTEQTKVILVQNTFGLSTEVDRIAAFARERGIRTIEDCTHGFGGTFGGRPNGTWSDAAFYSTQWNKPFSTGLGGFAVVKDPVLRERLEAVNRELIRPGRRQAAMLGLLVRVKSALVNDTTYWPALRAYRALSRRGLVLGSSTGGEVSSTEMPEAYFRGAAAVQAAVGLRALAKLDALSARRRENGLRYNEWMCARGYFNYPDEVLPDHGFLKFPVFVRDRAAFLERAEHAKVQLGDWFCSMLHPVEGDLSPWGLDADHFPVARKAAAAILNLPTDTADPERVLAFLEREEGELVGESAFPGISSTAMG; this is translated from the coding sequence GTGGCGCGGCGTTTGGATTCGGGCCCAGAGAGTGTATTCCTTTATTGGAAAGGCAGGGTGGCCCTCTACGCCCTGCTTAAGGCCATGCAGGTGGGAGAGGGCGACGAGGTGGTGATGCCAGCCTTCACCTGCGTCGTGGTGCCCAATGCGGTGCTCTATGCCGGTGCAACGGCGAGATACGTCGACATCGACGCGAAAACGCTGAATCCAAGCCTCGAGGCGATCGAGGCGGCGGTCACGGAACAAACCAAGGTGATCCTTGTGCAGAATACCTTCGGCTTATCGACGGAGGTGGACCGGATCGCGGCATTCGCGCGGGAGCGGGGAATCCGCACGATCGAAGACTGCACGCACGGCTTCGGCGGGACATTCGGGGGGCGGCCCAACGGGACCTGGAGCGACGCGGCCTTCTATTCGACGCAGTGGAACAAACCGTTCTCGACCGGGCTCGGGGGATTCGCAGTGGTCAAGGACCCTGTTTTGCGGGAGCGGCTTGAAGCCGTGAACAGGGAACTGATTCGCCCGGGCCGGCGGCAGGCGGCGATGCTGGGTCTTCTCGTGCGGGTGAAGAGCGCACTCGTGAACGATACGACCTACTGGCCGGCGCTGCGGGCATACCGTGCGTTGAGTCGCCGCGGACTCGTGCTCGGCTCCTCCACCGGGGGCGAGGTGTCGTCGACCGAGATGCCGGAGGCCTATTTCCGAGGAGCGGCGGCGGTGCAGGCGGCGGTGGGCCTGAGAGCCCTTGCCAAGCTTGACGCGCTTTCCGCTAGACGCCGCGAGAACGGGCTGCGGTACAACGAATGGATGTGCGCGCGCGGCTATTTCAACTACCCGGATGAGGTTCTTCCCGACCACGGCTTCCTGAAGTTTCCGGTGTTCGTGCGGGACCGCGCGGCCTTCCTAGAGCGGGCGGAACACGCGAAGGTCCAGCTCGGCGATTGGTTCTGTTCGATGCTGCACCCCGTGGAGGGCGATCTCTCCCCCTGGGGGCTGGACGCCGACCATTTTCCGGTCGCCCGAAAGGCGGCCGCTGCCATCCTGAACCTTCCGACCGACACGGCAGACCCGGAACGGGTGTTGGCGTTTCTGGAACGCGAGGAGGGGGAGTTGGTGGGGGAGTCGGCGTTTCCGGGAATATCTAGCACGGCTATGGGGTGA
- a CDS encoding type II toxin-antitoxin system MqsR family toxin, whose protein sequence is MVRNDRFASARRDAPSYALSRVIELANAGRIQYQSKTVQRDVENLGYRPEDVHRCLASLNECHFHRSEQYEASGPWFDVYHVRYAGPADAVDELYVKLKLGPNCLVVVLASFHRER, encoded by the coding sequence ATGGTGAGAAACGATCGATTCGCGAGCGCGCGCCGGGATGCACCAAGTTATGCATTATCTCGTGTAATCGAGCTTGCCAATGCAGGCCGCATCCAGTACCAGAGCAAAACAGTGCAGCGGGATGTGGAGAATCTGGGCTACCGACCGGAGGACGTGCACCGATGCCTTGCCTCGTTGAACGAGTGTCACTTCCATCGCTCCGAGCAGTACGAGGCGTCCGGACCCTGGTTTGATGTCTACCATGTGCGCTATGCCGGTCCTGCGGATGCCGTGGACGAACTCTACGTGAAGCTGAAGCTTGGACCGAATTGCCTGGTGGTCGTATTGGCCTCCTTTCACAGAGAACGCTAA
- a CDS encoding type II toxin-antitoxin system MqsA family antitoxin, with protein sequence MTETYLICPVCESGALQPHRYSDTFQHQGKNLVVDDLEGYLCAECGADPVFEDQIRRNHTRISDARREADGLLTGTQIRRLREHLGLRQRDASALFGGGANAFSKYERGEVIQSVAMDRLLRLVGRYPALLQELASPPAESFGSVAPKRGEYVGGDPVRLQDPARHGRLQRSDGFVVVSLAEWTQDRAA encoded by the coding sequence ATGACCGAAACCTATTTGATTTGCCCCGTATGCGAAAGCGGGGCGCTACAGCCGCACCGCTATAGTGATACGTTCCAGCATCAGGGCAAGAATCTGGTGGTGGACGATCTGGAGGGCTACCTGTGTGCGGAGTGCGGAGCGGATCCAGTGTTTGAGGATCAGATTCGTCGCAACCACACGCGGATCTCCGATGCGCGTCGTGAAGCGGATGGGCTGCTCACCGGGACACAGATCCGGCGCTTGCGCGAGCATTTAGGGCTGAGGCAACGTGATGCGTCTGCGCTCTTCGGGGGAGGCGCGAACGCGTTTTCCAAGTACGAACGCGGGGAAGTTATCCAGAGCGTTGCGATGGATCGGCTTTTGCGATTGGTTGGCCGCTATCCTGCTTTGCTGCAAGAGTTGGCCTCACCGCCAGCAGAGTCGTTTGGATCCGTGGCGCCCAAGCGCGGTGAATACGTGGGTGGGGATCCGGTTCGTCTGCAGGATCCGGCGCGGCATGGGCGTTTACAGCGTTCCGACGGATTTGTGGTCGTGAGCCTTGCCGAGTGGACCCAGGATCGCGCGGCGTGA
- a CDS encoding glycosyltransferase, translated as MARTPHVCIVCCEHVPDDKRVTHKEARSFREAGFRVTWVGPYRPRSGEDYGVDFQYYPRGRGRLGRLSHARRARLLAATVPDVDVYFAVEPDSAAAAVRLARRSGAKAVFDIHEVYHREMLSRWVPRPLLLPAGALVRQQILHTCARCDLVVGVSDEVLAPYASAAHETLVLRNCASAHFAAGEPAEVCPPFRKRFTLIHGLSTVAHGTPAVIRAMGLAAGQTPDLRLELFDAFDNPRAAEWTREDYHALIEQTRTSAMMNLRARVPHSEMPSILRACDAGIIAYNRQWGIASLPNRLFEYMAAGLPVIVPDYAREIRPIVEHERCGLLVDCEDPEAIAEAILYLNRNPQEARAMGQRGREGFIARHNWQVEVEPLLERIRRWCR; from the coding sequence ATGGCACGAACACCCCACGTCTGTATCGTCTGTTGTGAACATGTACCGGACGACAAACGCGTTACGCACAAGGAGGCCCGCAGCTTCCGTGAGGCGGGTTTTCGAGTGACGTGGGTCGGTCCCTATCGGCCGCGCTCGGGCGAGGACTATGGCGTCGATTTCCAGTACTATCCGCGCGGCAGAGGGCGCCTCGGTCGTCTGTCGCACGCGCGCCGCGCGAGGCTACTAGCGGCGACCGTGCCGGATGTGGACGTCTACTTCGCTGTTGAGCCGGACTCAGCTGCCGCTGCCGTGCGGCTTGCGCGTAGGAGCGGCGCGAAGGCGGTGTTCGATATCCATGAAGTCTACCACCGCGAAATGCTTAGCCGATGGGTGCCCCGACCGCTGCTGTTGCCGGCGGGCGCGTTGGTGCGGCAACAGATTCTGCATACCTGCGCCCGCTGCGACTTAGTGGTCGGTGTCAGCGACGAAGTGCTCGCACCTTACGCGTCCGCCGCCCACGAGACCTTGGTCCTGCGGAATTGCGCTTCGGCCCACTTCGCCGCGGGTGAACCGGCCGAAGTCTGCCCACCGTTCCGCAAACGATTCACGCTCATTCACGGGCTTTCGACGGTCGCTCATGGCACCCCGGCGGTGATCCGAGCGATGGGCCTTGCGGCCGGCCAAACTCCCGATCTGCGACTGGAGTTGTTCGACGCGTTCGACAATCCTCGGGCAGCCGAGTGGACCCGCGAGGACTACCACGCTCTCATCGAGCAGACACGCACTTCCGCAATGATGAACCTGCGTGCCCGAGTGCCCCACAGCGAGATGCCGAGCATTCTGCGCGCTTGCGACGCGGGCATCATTGCCTACAACCGGCAATGGGGCATCGCCAGCCTGCCGAATCGGCTCTTCGAGTACATGGCCGCAGGGTTGCCGGTGATCGTGCCCGACTACGCGCGGGAGATCCGCCCGATCGTCGAGCACGAGCGCTGCGGCCTGCTGGTGGACTGCGAAGATCCCGAAGCGATCGCCGAGGCGATCCTGTATCTAAATCGAAACCCGCAGGAGGCCCGCGCTATGGGTCAGCGAGGCCGTGAGGGTTTCATCGCCCGTCACAACTGGCAGGTCGAAGTCGAGCCGCTGCTGGAACGAATCCGCAGATGGTGTCGGTAG
- a CDS encoding nucleotidyltransferase domain-containing protein, which produces MKPTELDPVTDHAVRAFVDRLAGRFDVAWAVVYGSRARHEHRQDSDADVAVVLHGAKGPFLDTKLAMADVAYDVLLDTGVLIQPLPIWEEEWRHPEAFMNPALLRNISREGVRI; this is translated from the coding sequence ATGAAACCAACTGAGCTCGACCCCGTGACCGACCACGCCGTACGTGCCTTCGTGGATCGGTTGGCGGGTCGTTTTGATGTGGCTTGGGCGGTGGTCTACGGGAGCCGTGCCCGACATGAGCACCGCCAGGACAGTGATGCCGATGTCGCGGTTGTTCTCCATGGGGCGAAAGGCCCCTTCCTCGACACCAAGCTGGCTATGGCGGACGTGGCTTATGACGTGCTGCTGGACACGGGGGTTCTGATCCAGCCGTTGCCGATCTGGGAAGAGGAATGGAGGCATCCGGAGGCATTCATGAACCCGGCTCTGTTGCGGAACATCAGCCGTGAAGGGGTGCGGATATGA
- a CDS encoding ElyC/SanA/YdcF family protein — translation MLDTLKPLVGALAAPLALATLLVLLAALLWSLGRRGLGRLLLVLGLLLVFLSSWAPVANRLLAPLEGAYPPVSDPRDHGDATAVVVLGAGWDPELEAPASVRLNDSAVHRLVEGLRLLEALPEARLLVSGASRDATRLPVALGYAQAAQALGVDPARIVVLDTPVDTAQEAYAVRAVLANGERFFLVTSASHMRRAVRHFERAGLAPIASPSHYLTGRDGPDRLRYWLPSAGNLRKTERAVYEMLGLWALEWDHRDR, via the coding sequence ATGCTCGACACCCTCAAACCCCTCGTCGGCGCCCTCGCAGCACCCCTGGCGCTGGCGACGCTCCTCGTCCTGCTGGCCGCGCTCCTGTGGTCGCTCGGCCGGCGCGGGCTCGGGCGCCTGCTGCTGGTGCTGGGCCTGCTGCTGGTCTTCCTGTCGTCCTGGGCCCCGGTCGCGAACCGGCTGCTGGCGCCGCTGGAGGGGGCCTATCCCCCGGTGTCGGATCCGCGCGATCACGGGGACGCCACCGCGGTGGTGGTGCTCGGGGCGGGGTGGGATCCGGAGCTGGAGGCGCCGGCCTCGGTGCGGCTCAACGACAGTGCGGTGCACCGCCTAGTGGAAGGCCTGCGCCTGCTCGAGGCCCTGCCAGAGGCGCGCCTGCTGGTGAGCGGCGCGAGCCGGGACGCGACGCGCCTGCCGGTGGCGCTGGGCTATGCACAGGCGGCGCAGGCACTTGGCGTGGATCCCGCGCGCATCGTGGTGCTGGACACCCCGGTCGATACCGCGCAGGAGGCGTACGCGGTGCGGGCGGTGCTCGCGAACGGCGAGCGCTTCTTTCTGGTGACGTCGGCCTCGCACATGCGGCGCGCGGTGCGGCATTTCGAGCGGGCGGGGCTCGCACCGATTGCCTCGCCGTCGCATTACCTGACGGGGCGCGATGGCCCGGACCGGCTGAGGTACTGGTTGCCGTCGGCCGGAAACCTGCGTAAGACCGAGCGCGCGGTGTACGAGATGCTCGGGCTGTGGGCGCTGGAGTGGGATCACCGGGACCGCTGA
- a CDS encoding haloacid dehalogenase-like hydrolase produces MLGPLLRLAVGGAEESMQHAKDRCVGGLLRGLSDEQVRPSLRRYRHDVLPLIRPELAALMHERAAAGHTVLVVTASAEPAVREALRDFPVTVLGTRFAARHGRFTGVVDGAGCYGAAKVPQIRAWADTKPAPPRFVEAWADAVSDLPMLELAEKRVWVCREAQVARIRERDPQGEIVREG; encoded by the coding sequence GTGCTGGGACCACTGTTGCGCCTAGCGGTGGGTGGGGCTGAAGAATCGATGCAGCACGCCAAGGACCGCTGCGTGGGTGGACTGCTGCGGGGGTTGTCCGACGAACAGGTGCGGCCGAGTCTGCGGCGCTACCGCCACGACGTGCTGCCGCTGATTCGGCCCGAGCTCGCGGCACTGATGCACGAGCGCGCCGCGGCCGGGCACACCGTGCTGGTGGTGACCGCCTCGGCAGAACCCGCAGTGCGCGAAGCGCTGCGGGATTTCCCGGTGACGGTGCTGGGCACGCGCTTCGCGGCACGCCACGGGCGCTTCACCGGAGTGGTCGACGGTGCGGGCTGCTACGGGGCCGCGAAAGTGCCGCAGATTCGTGCCTGGGCCGACACGAAGCCGGCCCCGCCGCGCTTCGTGGAGGCCTGGGCGGATGCGGTGAGCGACCTCCCGATGCTGGAACTCGCGGAGAAGCGCGTTTGGGTGTGCCGTGAAGCGCAGGTGGCGCGTATCCGCGAGCGGGATCCGCAGGGGGAGATTGTTCGGGAGGGGTAG
- a CDS encoding glycosyltransferase family 4 protein — MTDVRFFNTYEPVSPFYRDLIPLLSARGLDAEVVLSSREYRAGRKPLEESLGSDRVGIRRIRAGRGVVLGRSQKLWAMLTYVIGAAGSSLFGPRARLNFFLTQPPLFSLWGLVLRWLRRQPYCCLVMDVYPDVAVRDGLLKAGGLATRFLTYVSRSVLRRADAVIVIGRCMRERMEQHGIASERLHLVPNWVNDAEVQPVEHERNALRKELGLEGKFVVLYSGNMGVSHFLDDILETARRLWELPDLVFVFIGDGPRRREVVGWQERFDLKNIRLLPFQPTERLAESLSLGDVHFLSLRAGFEGLVVPSKAYGALGAGRPILYQGESTGEIARMIEEERIGSVVPLNSPDSLTSVLRRYYDHPTLAANEGQRALELNRQKYGRQHAVSEYLRLIEKLLGKDVDQGN, encoded by the coding sequence ATGACCGATGTGCGCTTCTTTAATACCTATGAGCCGGTCTCGCCGTTTTACAGGGACTTGATTCCCTTGCTGTCTGCGCGAGGCCTGGACGCGGAAGTGGTGCTTTCAAGTCGGGAATACCGGGCCGGAAGGAAGCCACTCGAGGAAAGCCTCGGTTCGGACCGTGTGGGGATCCGGCGTATTCGCGCGGGCCGCGGTGTCGTACTGGGGAGATCGCAAAAGCTCTGGGCGATGTTGACCTACGTGATCGGCGCTGCCGGATCTTCCTTGTTTGGTCCGCGGGCGCGGTTGAACTTCTTTCTGACCCAGCCGCCGCTGTTTTCTCTCTGGGGGCTCGTGCTTCGTTGGCTCCGGCGCCAGCCGTATTGCTGCCTGGTGATGGACGTATACCCTGACGTTGCGGTTCGCGATGGTTTGTTGAAAGCAGGTGGGTTAGCCACTCGGTTCCTTACGTATGTTTCCCGGAGTGTTCTGCGGCGTGCCGACGCGGTGATCGTGATTGGACGGTGTATGCGGGAGCGTATGGAGCAGCACGGCATCGCTTCGGAGCGCCTTCATCTTGTACCCAACTGGGTCAATGATGCAGAGGTGCAGCCAGTAGAGCACGAGCGGAATGCCCTGCGAAAAGAGCTGGGACTCGAGGGAAAGTTCGTGGTCCTCTATTCCGGGAACATGGGCGTCTCGCATTTTCTGGACGATATTCTCGAAACGGCGCGTAGGCTGTGGGAACTGCCGGATCTCGTGTTCGTGTTCATTGGCGATGGACCGAGGCGCAGAGAAGTGGTCGGGTGGCAGGAGCGGTTCGATCTAAAGAATATCCGGCTTCTGCCGTTCCAGCCTACCGAGCGTTTGGCCGAGAGCCTGAGCCTTGGCGATGTGCACTTCCTTTCGCTTCGCGCAGGATTCGAAGGGTTGGTCGTGCCATCGAAGGCGTACGGGGCGCTTGGCGCAGGACGCCCGATCCTTTATCAGGGCGAGTCGACGGGCGAAATCGCACGGATGATTGAGGAGGAAAGGATTGGGTCGGTGGTGCCGCTGAACAGTCCGGATAGTCTGACATCAGTGCTCAGGCGCTACTACGATCATCCGACTCTGGCGGCTAACGAAGGGCAACGGGCATTGGAATTAAATCGACAGAAATATGGGCGTCAGCACGCAGTTTCCGAATATCTAAGACTGATCGAGAAGTTGCTCGGGAAGGACGTCGACCAAGGTAATTGA
- a CDS encoding YdcF family protein: MWRPLLFDVLADGERFFRVTSASHMPRSVRHFERAGLSPIASPTHYLTGRGRPVRLSYWVPSSDALRKTERAVYEYLGLRALELDHRRGL, encoded by the coding sequence GTGTGGCGTCCGCTGCTCTTCGATGTACTGGCGGACGGCGAGCGCTTCTTCCGGGTGACGTCGGCCTCGCACATGCCGCGCTCGGTGCGGCATTTCGAGCGCGCGGGGCTTTCACCCATTGCATCGCCGACGCACTACCTGACCGGGCGCGGTCGGCCGGTGCGGCTCTCGTACTGGGTGCCGTCCTCGGATGCGCTGCGCAAGACCGAGCGTGCGGTGTACGAGTACCTGGGGCTGCGGGCGCTGGAGCTCGATCACCGGCGCGGGTTGTAG
- a CDS encoding type II toxin-antitoxin system HicA family toxin, producing the protein MGNLPVLKPREVVAILLRLGFVEVRQRGSHKQFRHPDGRATTVPFHAGRDISTPLLRQIIKDIGLTPDDFLTNHG; encoded by the coding sequence GTGGGCAATCTTCCCGTTCTTAAACCTCGCGAAGTCGTTGCAATCCTTTTGCGGCTCGGTTTCGTCGAGGTTCGCCAAAGAGGTTCGCATAAGCAATTCAGGCATCCGGATGGAAGAGCGACAACGGTGCCATTCCACGCCGGCCGGGACATCTCCACACCGTTGCTGCGGCAGATCATCAAGGATATCGGGCTCACCCCCGACGATTTTCTGACCAACCATGGATGA